A genomic segment from Equus asinus isolate D_3611 breed Donkey chromosome 23, EquAss-T2T_v2, whole genome shotgun sequence encodes:
- the RMI1 gene encoding recQ-mediated genome instability protein 1: MNITSIALRVETWLLATWHVKVPLRWLEACINWIQEENDNVNLSQAQVNKQVFEQWLLTDLRDLEHPLLPDGILEVPKGELNGFFALQINSLVDVGQPAYSQIQKLRGKNTTNDLITAETQVTQKPWEAKPSRMLMLQLTDGVVQMQGMEYQSIPALYSDLPPGTKILIHGNISFRLGVLLLKPENVKVLGGEVDSLLEEYAQEKLLARLIGEPDPVASAIPNNSNQSIPRITDVLDPAVGPSDEELLASLDESDELAANNDTSLERICFSTGSSSNTVPIRQSGFEPGLVISPRPKEKSPNQYMHFSDGELDDFSLEEALLLEETVQKEQMETKELQPLTLDRTVDETIERLSHKSKTLDNFSLICKNGNNNWNEKNSSEQMTNEDKSFICPSARDQNSSVFSVQRNVALPQDFTNKDKNSEIDDKVKQTISNSDGHSLNNKILNGELVTYVPKRSSQISDENNHHLKTHSLRSSENSTNLSITMDLYSPPFIYLSVLMARKPKEVTTVKVKAFIVTLTGNLSASGGIWSITAKISDGTAYLDVDFVDEILTSLIGYSVPEMKKLKKDPLQYQKFLEGLQKCQRDLIDLCCLMTISFNPSLSKAMVLALQDVNMEHLENLKKRLNK, translated from the coding sequence atgaatataacTAGTATTGCTTTAAGAGTTGAAACCTGGCTTTTAGCTACATGGCATGTTAAAGTACCTCTAAGGTGGCTGGAAGCTTGTATTAACTGGAtccaagaagaaaatgataatgtTAATTTGAGTCAGGCACAAGTGAATAAACAAGTGTTTGAGCAATGGCTTCTTACGGATCTGAGAGATTTGGAGCATCCTCTTTTGCCTGATGGCATTTTAGAAGTTCCAAAAGGAGAACTGAATGGATTTTTTGCTCTGCAGATTAATTCATTGGTTGATGTAGGTCAACCTGCATATTCCCAGATACAAAAGTTAAGAGGCAAGAATACAACAAATGATCTAATTACAGCTGAAACACAAGTAACCCAAAAACCTTGGGAAGCAAAGCCTTCACGAATGTTGATGCTACAGCTAACTGATGGGGTTGTACAAATGCAGGGAATGGAATATCAGTCTATTCCAGCTCTTTATAGTGATCTTCCTCCAGGTACAAAAATTTTGATTCATGGGAACATTTCTTTCCGTCTTGGTGTTCTCTTATTGAAACCAGAAAATGTGAAGGTGTTAGGGGGAGAAGTAGATTCTCTTTTAGAGGAATATGCCCAAGAAAAACTACTTGCAAGATTAATTGGGGAACCTGATCCTGTAGCTTCAGCTATACCAAATAATTCTAACCAAAGCATCCCCAGAATTACAGATGTTCTAGATCCTGCTGTAGGACCTTCTGATGAAGAACTCCTGGCAAGTCTTGATGAAAGTGATGAGCTTGCAGCAAATAATGACACCTCCTTAGAAAGAATATGTTTCAGCACAGGTAGTTCCTCAAATACTGTTCCCATAAGACAATCAGGTTTTGAACCAGGACTTGTTATTTCTCCAAGACCAAAGGAGAAATCACCAAATCAATATATGCATTTCTCTGACGGGGAATTAGATGACTTTTCTTTGGAGGAGGCCTTGCTTTTGGAAGAAACTGTCCAGAAAGAACAAATGGAGACTAAAGAATTGCAGCCATTGACTTTGGACAGAACCGTGGATGAAACTATAGAGAGACTTTCACATAAATCTAAAACTCtggataatttttctttgatttgcaaaaatggaaacaataattgGAATGAAAAAAATTCATCTGAACAAATGACCAATGAAGACAAGTCTTTTATTTGTCCATCTGCTAGAGACCAAAACAGTAGTGTTTTTTCAGTTCAACGTAATGTAGCCCTACCCCaagattttacaaataaagataaGAACTCAGAGATAGATGATAAAGTAAAGCAAACCATCAGCAATTCAGATGGACATtccttaaataataaaatattaaatggagaGCTGGTCACTTATGTACCAAAAAGGAGTTCACAAATTTCTGATGAAAATAATCACCATTTAAAGACTCATTCTTTAAGATCATCAGAGAATAGCACTAATCTTTCCATCACCATGGATTTGTATTCTCCACCttttatctatttgtctgttctaaTGGCCAGGAAACCAAAGGAAGTTACAACAGTGAAAGTCAAAGCATTTATTGTAACCTTAACTGGAAATCTCTCAGCTTCTGGTGGTATTTGGAGTATAACAGCAAAGATTTCTGATGGTACAGCATATCTAGATGTAGATTTTGTAGATGAAATACTTACTAGTCTGATAGGGTATTCAgtaccagaaatgaaaaagttaaaaaaagatcCTCTTCAGTACCAAAAGTTCCTGGAAGGTTTGCAGAAATGCCAGAGAGATCTAATAGATTTGTGCTGTCTAAtgactatttcatttaatccctcCTTGTCTAAAGCAATGGTACTGGCATTACAAGATGTTAATATGGAACACCTTGAGAACCTAAAGAAGCgattgaataaataa